One part of the Populus alba chromosome 18, ASM523922v2, whole genome shotgun sequence genome encodes these proteins:
- the LOC118046009 gene encoding serine/threonine-protein kinase EDR1: MSKMKHLLRKLHIGDHQNRFGGETRPVSSSNTSPSTTPSPSNERIEPVESPAVDRTAVEAISSSDSSGIDFNLLEEEFQVQLALAISASDPASTLDTESAQIDAAKRISLRSCPVVPVTDTDSLAESLSLRYWSYSVVSYNEKVMDGFYDVCGLTSNSVVQENMPLLVDLQATSISENVDYEVIMVNRYVDAELQDLEKRAYIMSLESRVSDGLIQKIADVVVDRMGGPVSDAGEMSSRWKRRSKELQNTLNSIILPLGCLDVGLSRHRALLFKVIADRINLPCMLVKGSYYTGTDDGAVNLIKMDDGSEYIIDLMGAPGTLIPPEVPSSHLPTAGFDISGFTSLTENPKDSTALMGEGSGVPAISPNLDRIPHVGSSTSGEGLYVSIKTNENDLNLVEKNQIEKFEYDFGKLRLSGSEKPSSAQKIKVKNVSKYVISAAKNPEFAQKLHAVLLESGASPPPDLFSDMNLGESKLLEKAHPENRVNLGDQLLCCLDDMLTGHEQTLMSLTREGMLNNIRCDYEQEQFAEGSADEPRKLNVNISNSDLSFPSDVTSEGFVLLNNRTNEKLQIDTSGIDMVSIHASGMAGSAMHENPLHESFLFSGLEPCQLRPEHALVSSDNQCFQEKTGRFFNMETGKESDLKLMETANSGLHTSNDYSERINPMLGEVAEWEIPWEDLEIGERIGIGSYGEVYHGDWNGTEVAVKKFLDQGFSGDALVQFKCEAEIMLRLRHPNVVLFMGAVTRPPHLSILTEFLPRGSLYRLLHRPNSQIDEKRRMQMALDVASGMNYLHTSHPTIVHRDLKSPNLLVNKNWLVKVCDFGLSRIKHHTFLSSKSTAGTPEWMAPEVLRNEPANEKCDIYSFGVILWELATCQIPWKGLNPMQVVGAVGFQNRHLEIPGYIDPAIAQIIRDCWQLEPNLRPSFAQLITRLRCAQHLLVETTNHTNQTAD, translated from the exons ATGTCGAAGATGAAGCATCTACTAAGAAAGCTCCACATCGGTGACCATCAAAACCGATTTGGTGGCGAGACCCGACCCGTTTCGAGTTCAAACACGAGTCCCAGCACCACTCCGAGTCCGTCAAATGAAAGAATCGAGCCCGTTGAATCCCCGGCAGTGGATCGGACGGCTGTCGAAGCGATTAGTAGTAGTGATAGTAGTgggattgattttaatttattagaggAGGAATTTCAAGTGCAATTGGCTTTAGCGATTAGTGCGTCGGATCCGGCTTCGACTCTGGATACGGAATCTGCTCAGATCGATGCTGCTAAGCGGATTAGTCTCCGGAGCTGTCCCGTCGTTCCGGTTACTGATACCGATTCTCTTGCTGAGTCTCTCTCCCTCCGATACTGG AGCTATAGTGTTGTAAGTTATAATGAAAAAGTGATGGATGGCTTTTATGATGTTTGTGGACTCACCTCAAACTCAGTTGTTCAAGAGAATATGCCATTGTTAGTGGATCTTCAAGCAACATCAATATCAGAAAATGTTGATTATGAAGTTATCATGGTAAACCGATATGTTGATGCTGAACTGCAAGATCTTGAGAAAAGAGCTTATATCATGTCCCTGGAAAGCAGAGTCTCTGATGGCTTGATCCAGAAAATTGCTGATGTTGTTGTTGATAGAATGGGTGGTCCGGTGAGTGATGCTGGTGAGATGTCAAGCAGGTGGAAAAGGCGAAGCAAAGAGCTACAGAACACTCTGAACTCTATCATTCTACCCCTTGGTTGTCTTGATGTTGGACTTTCTCGCCACAGGGCCTTGCTCTTTAAG GTGATAGCTGATAGGATTAATCTCCCATGTATGCTGGTTAAAGGGAGCTACTATACTGGCACTGACGATGGAGCTGTAAATTTGATTAAGATGGACGATGGAAg TGAATACATTATTGATCTGATGGGTGCTCCGGGCACTCTAATTCCTCCTGAGGTGCCCAGCAGCCATCTTCCAACAGCTGGATTTGACATAAGTGGGTTCACCAGTCTTACAGAAAACCCCAAAGATTCAACTGCGTTGATGGGTGAAGGATCTGGGGTTCCTGCAATTTCACCTAACCTGGATAGGATTCCCCATGTTGGCAGCTCAACATCAGGAGAAGGATTATATGTCAGCATCAAAACAAACGAGAATGATCTGAACTTAGttgagaaaaatcaaattgagaAATTCGAATATGATTTTGGGAAGCTCAGGTTATCAGGCTCTGAAAAACCTTCATCTgcacaaaaaattaaagttaaaaatgtTTCCAAGTATGTCATCAGTGCAGCGAAGAATCCTGAATTTGCACAGAAATTACATGCTGTCTTGTTAGAGAGTGGTGCATCACCTCCTCCTGATTTGTTTTCAGATATGAATCTGGGTGAATCAAAGCTGCTTGAGAAAGCTCACCCAGAAAACAGGGTAAATCTAGGTGACCAGCTTCTCTGTTGTTTAGATGACATGTTGACAGGGCATGAACAGACCCTTATGTCCTTAACTAGGGAGGGTATGTTGAACAACATTAGGTGTGATTATGAACAAGAACAGTTTGCTGAGGGCTCAGCCGATGAACctagaaaattgaatgtgaataTCTCAAATTCTGACTTGTCTTTCCCTTCCGATGTCACCAGTGAAGGATTTGTGCTTCTTAATAATAGAACAAATGAAAAATTGCAAATAGATACCTCCGGCATAGATATGGTGTCTATTCATGCATCTGGAATGGCTGGAAGTGCTATGCATGAGAATCCGCTTCATGAGTCTTTCTTGTTCTCTGGATTGGAACCTTGCCAATTACGACCTGAACATGCCTTGGTTAGTAGTGACAACCAGTGCTTTCAGGAGAAAACAGGAAGGTTTTTTAACATGGAAACTGGAAAAGAATCTGATTTGAAATTGATGGAAACAGCAAACAGTGGTCTGCATACTAGCAATGATTACAGTGAGAGAATAAACCCTATGCTGGGGGAGGTGGCTGAATGGGAAATTCCATGGGAGGATCTTGAGATCGGTGAACGTATAGGCATCG GTTCATATGGCGAGGTCTACCATGGGGACTGGAATGGCACT GAAGTTGCTGTGAAGAAATTTTTGGACCAGGGTTTCTCTGGTGATGCGTTGGTTCAGTTCAAATGTGAA GCTGAAATCATGCTAAGATTAAGACATCCTAACGTTGTGCTTTTCATGGGAGCGGTTACTCGCCCCCCGCACTTATCAATACTAACCGAGTTCTTGCCCAG AGGGAGTTTGTATAGGTTACTGCATCGTCCCAATTCTCAGATTGATGAAAAGAGGCGAATGCAAATGGCTCTTGATGTGGCAAGT GGAATGAATTACCTGCACACTAGCCATCCTACCATAGTGCATCGAGATTTAAAGTCTCCTAATCTCCTCGTCAACAAAAACTGGCTTGTTAAG GTCTGTGATTTTGGATTGTCACGCATTAAGCACCATACTTTTCTGTCCTCGAAGTCTACTGCTGGAACG CCTGAATGGATGGCACCTGAAGTCCTGAGAAATGAACCAGCAAATGAGAA ATGTGATATTTACAGCTTTGGTGTGATACTATGGGAGTTGGCAACGTGTCAAATCCCTTGGAAAGGCTTAAATCCAATGCAGGTTGTGGGAGCTGTCGGATTCCAAAATCGACATCTTGAAATTCCAGGGTACATTGATCCAGCCATTGCCCAGATAATACGAGATTGTTGGCAATT GGAGCCAAATTTACGACCCTCTTTTGCACAGCTTATAACCCGTCTTCGATGCGCTCAACATCTACTTGTTGAGACAACAAACCATACAAACCAAACAGCAGACTGA
- the LOC118046010 gene encoding protein REVERSION-TO-ETHYLENE SENSITIVITY1, whose protein sequence is MSLGQFSAMDLKGAYDVEHMSSTSRIQHELWPLDGIDPKKAKFPCCLIWTPLPVVSWLAPFIGHVGICREDGTILDFSGSNVVNVDDFSFGAAARYFQLDREQCCFPPNLTGHTCKHGYKHSEHGTAITWDDALQSSMRHFDHKTYNLFTCNCHSFVANCLNRLCYGGSMDWNMIDVAVLILFKGHWIDWKSIVRSFLPFAVVLCTGVVLVGWPFLVGLFSFSLLLMVWFLLGTYCFKSLLEC, encoded by the exons ATGTCACTAGGACAATTTTCTGCAATGGATTTAAAAGGAGCTTACGATGTTGAGCATATGAGTTCCACGTCAAGAATTCAGCATGAACTGTGGCCTCTTGATGGAATTGATCCAAAGAAAGCGAAGTTTCCGTGCTGTCTTATTTGGACTCCACTCCCAGTTGTCTCATGGTTGGCACCTTTCATTGGACATGTTGGCATTTGCAGAGAGGATGGAactattttagatttttcaggATCCAATGTTGTGAatgttgatgatttttcttttggtgCTGCTGCTAGATATTTTCAACTTGATAGAGAACAG TGTTGCTTTCCGCCAAACCTAACTGGACACACATGCAAGCATGGCTACAAGCACTCAGAACATGGGACTGCGATCACATGGGATGATGCTCTACAGTCAAGCATGCGTCACTTTGATCACAAAACATACAATCTTTTCACATGCAACTGTCATTCGTTTGTTGCCAACTGTCTGAATCGGTTATGTTATGGTGGATCAATGGATTGGAACATGATAGATGTGGCAGTTCTAATACTCTTCAAGGGGCATTGGATAGATTGGAAATCCATAGTCAGATCCTTCCTTCCTTTCGCAGTTGTGCTTTGCACAGGTGTAGTCTTGGTTGGCTGGCCCTTCTTAGTTGGCCTGTTCTCATTCTCTCTCCTCCTTATGGTGTGGTTTTTGTTGGGCACTTATTGTTTCAAAAGCCTGTTAGAATGCTAA